The Candidatus Eremiobacteraceae bacterium region TGCCGGCACTGCAACGGCGGTCAAGGGTCTGCAGCCGAACTGCGCGGTCTACGGCGTGGAGCCCGAAGCAGGCAATGATTGGTGGCTCTCATGGCGCGAGGGGCGGCGCGTTGAGATCGCGCCGCCGAACACGATCGCGGAGGGCGTGCGGGTGACCATGCCCGGTCAATTGACCTGGGAGATCGCGCGCGAGCGGGCCGACGGCATCGTCTTGGTCAGCGATAAAGAGATCCGTAGCGCGATGCGATTTGCCGCCACGCACTTGAAAGTCGTCACCGAACCGGCCGGCGCGACGGTCATCGCCGCAGCCATGTATCGCCGTCTGCCGAAGAAGTGCGCGCGGATCGGACTTATCGTCAGCGGCGGCAACGTGGACATGCCGACGTTCGCGGCCCTTTGCGCAGAAGATGATTGAAGGCGCCGGCGCGCCACAAAAGCGCGCCCGCCGTCGGACGCGGCTGAGTTTGAACGGGCAGGGTGCGCGCCTGAACGCCCGAACGAATCGAGCGTGACGCGCACTTCAGAACCCATGCTCGAAAAGTACGATCCGCAGGCTATCGAGTCCGCGTGGTACCGACGCTGGGAAGAAGCGGGACTTTTCCACGTCGAGCCCGACACGAGCAAGCCGCCGTTCGTCATCGCCATGCCGCCGCCCAACGTCACCGGCCGAGCTCACATGGGCCACGGCTCGACGTACACCCCGATGGATATCCTGACGCGCTATCACACGATGCGCGGTTACAATGCCGTCTGGCTCCCGGGTCAAGACCATGCCGCGATCGCGACCCAGAACGTGCTCGAGCGCGAACTTGCGAAGCAAGGCATGACGCGCTTCGATCTCGGGCGCGAACGCTTCGTGGAGTATTTTTGGCGCTGGCGGGTCGAGTACGGCAACATCCTCTACCAACAGTTCCGCGCGCTGGGCTTCGGACCAGACTGGCAGCGCGATCGCTTCACGCTCGACGAAGGGTTGAGCCGCGCCGTCGTCCGGGTCTTCATCTCGCTGTACGAAGAGGGTTTGATCTACCGCGGAACGCGTCTGGTCAACTGGTGTCCGCGTTGCGGCTCGACGCTGTCAGACTCCGAAGTCGAGCATGAGGATCGGCCCGGAACGCTATACCGCGTGCGCTATGCCGGCGCCGACGGCGGCGACGGAATCGTGATCGCGACGACGCGGCCGGAAACCATCTTCGCCGACGTCGCGGTGGCGGTCCATCCGGACGACGACCGCTACAAGCACCTGATCGGCACAACCGTCACCCGGCCGCTCTCACCGGGTCCGATACCCGTGATCGCTGATCCGGCGGTCGAGCCCGGGTTTGGCACCGGCGCGCTCAAGATAACGCCGGCGCACGACCAGACCGACTACGAGATCGGCGAGCGGCATCGGTTAGGCTCGCCGTCTGTCATCGGCACGGACGGTAGACTTGCAGGTCCGGTCGAGCCGGAATTCGCCGGCATGGACCGCTTCGAAGCGCGCGAGCTCGCGGTCGAGCGTCTGCGCGAACGCGGCGTGCTGGTCGGGCTCGATCCGCACGAGACAAGCGTCGGTCTCTGTTACCGCTGCGACACACCGATCGAGCCGCTTCTTTCGCTGCAATGGTTCCTGCGCATGCAGTCGCTCGCCGCTGCCGCGCTTGAGGCGTCGCGCTCGGGCCGCGTCCGCTTTCCGCAGGAGCGATTCGGCCGGAGCTACATCGAATGGCTCGAGAAGATCCGTGACTGGAACATCTCGCGTCAGCTCTGGATAGGGCACCGCTTGCCTGTCTGGTACTGCTCGGAAGACCACGCCAACGTGGGCGAAACCGCGCCGCCGAAGTGCACGACGTGCGGCCGGCTCGAACTTCGACAGGACGATGACACGCTCGACACGTGGTTCTCAAGCGCGCTCTGGCCGTTCTCCATCCTGGGATGGCCGGACAAGACTAAAGAGTTGGCGGCATGGTACCCGACGCAAGTCCTCTTGACCGCGCGCGAGATCCTGTTCCTTTGGGTCGCGCGCATGGTGATGATGGGACTGCATTTTCTCGGGCGCGAGCCGTTCGCCACGGTGTTCGTGACGCCGCTGATCATGGACGAGCAGGGACGCAAGATGAGCAAGTCGCTGGGCAACTCGCTCGATCCCATGGATCTCGTGCGCGACTTCGGCGCCGATGCCACGCGCTTCGGCATCGTCTCGCACATGCATTCGGCTCAAGACGTCCGCTTTTCCGTCGCCAAATGCGACGATGCACGCCGTTTCTGCAATAAGCTCTGGCAGGCGGTCCGATTCGCACTGCAGCGGTTCCCCGAACTGGGGGCGGACCAGCCGGTCCTCGCGTTGCCGGCGAAAGAGGCGCTGACGCTGGCCGATCGCGCCGTGCTCGACGGCCTTGCGAACGTCACCGCCCGCGTCACCGAAGCGCTTGAGATCTTCGATTTTTCACAGGCCGCGGAGTCGCTCTACGCGTTTGTTTGGAACACCGTCTGCGATGTCTACATCGAAATCGCCAAAGACAAGGCAGAATCACGCGCCGCCGTGCTCGGGCACGTGCTGCGGACGTCGCTTCAGCTGCTCCATCCTTTGATGCCGTTCGTCACCGAGGAGCTCTGGCAGAGACTCAGCCACGACCGTGAATTCATCGGCCGCAGCGCGTGGCCCGACGACGCAAACGCTTGGCGCGACGCCGATGCGTCGGCCGCGATGATGCGCGTGCTCGGGTTCGTGGAGACCGTGCTCGCGCTTCGCGCGATTCCGAAGATGCCCTATCGCGAATTGAGCGACATCCATGTGACCGAGGCGGAGCCTTCACTGGCCGCCCTCTTGCAGGAGCAGCACGGCGTGCTCGAACGGCTCGCTCGTATCGGGCGGCTGCGTTTCGACTCGCCGCCGCGATCGGCGCTCACCCGGCGATATGGCGGCGCAAATGTCTTCTTGCCGGTTGATAATGCGTTCGTCGAACGCGAACGCGTTGCCTTAGCGAAGGAGATCGAGAAATCGGAGACTGAGATCGCCGCGATAGAACGCAAGCTCGCTTCGTCCGGCTTCGTCGCAAAGGCACCGCCTGACGTCGTCGACAAAGAGCGCACGCGGCTCGACGCGCTGCGAAGCGCGCGGACGAATGCCGCCGAGCGTCTCGCGGCTCTTTGATTCCGCGGGGATCGGGCAGGCGGCGCCTGCGCGGGAAGCGAATGAAAAAGTTCGACGACTCTGACATTTCATGACGGAAAGGGCCACAAACCGACCGTGGAAACGCGAACAGAAGCGGCGATGCGCGAGAAGCTCGTCGTTCTCGCGGCTCCTGCCGTTCAGCGCACGGTCGAGCGGCTCACGCATCAGATCCTAGAGCCCAACGGAGCGAGCGACCGGCTCGTGCTCGTCGGCATCCGGCGCGGCGGGGAGAATCTCACGCGACGGATCGTGGCCGAGATCAAAAAGCGGACGGGCATCACCGTCGCAGCCGGTTTTCTCAATATCAACCTCTATCGAGATGATGCCGCGCGCCCCGATCTCCCGGACAGCGACATACATGCCGACGTCAATGGCCGGGAGGTCGTCCTCGTCGACGACGTTCTCTTCACCGGGCGTACCGTGCGCGCTGCGCTCGACGCCCTGATCGACAGAGGGCGGCCCGATGCGATCCGGCTATGCGTCATGGCCGACCGCGGGATCCGCGACCTGCCGATCCAAGCCGACTACATCGGCCGCTTCGTTCCCACGTCGCGCGCCGAGCGAATCGTCGTGCACCTGAGGCCCGAACCCGACGAATCCGACCGCATCGTCATCTGCGAGCGCGCATGACCCGTAGCCGACACCTCCTCGATCTCGACGGTGCCGACCGTTCGACGATCGAGCGGTTCGTCGCGCGCGCGGCGGAATTCAAACGCGGCGTGCCAAGCGCTGCCCGTCTCCTTCACGGACGCATCGTGATCGGGATGTTCTTCGAAGCGAGCACGCGTACGGCGCTCTCTTTTGCGGCAGCCGCTTTTCGCCTCGGCGCGCACTGGCTCGATTTCAACACGGGAGCATCGTCGCTCGGCAAAGGCGAGTCGTTGGAAGATACCATGCGGACGGTGCGGGCGATCGGCGCGGATGCGATCGTCGTCCGGCATAGCGAGAGCGGTTTTCCGCACTCACTCGCACCCCATTTCGGCGGCTCGATCATCAACGCGGGCGATGGCTGTCACGCGCACCCGACGCAGGGTTTGCTCGATGCCCTGACGCTGCAGCAAGAATTCGGAACGCTGGACGGACGGCGGCTGACGATAAGCGGTGACATCAAGCACAGTCGAGTCGCACGGTCGTCAGGGCGCGCTGCTTCGCTGCTCGGGGCACAAGTGACGCTGTGCGGCCCGCCATCCTCATTGCCGCCGGACCGCCCGGCGTGGGGCTTCGCGGCGGCTGCGAGCGACCTCGACGCAGAGTTGCCGCATAGCGACGCGATCATGCTGCTGCGCGTGCAAAAAGAACGCATCGACGCTGCCGGTTCCGCACCATCATCGGATCTCTCCGGCGGCTTCGGCCTAGACGCCAAGCGCTATGCGCTGCTGCCGGCACACGCGATCATCATGCACCCCGGGCCCGTGAATCGCGGGGTCGAAATCGCTGCGTCGCTCGTGACCGATGCGCGAAGCCGCATCGAACGACAAGTGGAGAACGGCACGTTCATGCGGATGGCCGTGCTCGAAGCTTGCATCGGCGGCCAGTCGTGAAGCGCTCTGCCAACCGCGATTTCGTGGGAGCACGCGTCGTGGATCCGACACTCGACCTTGATGCCGTGCGGACGATCGTGGTGCGCAACGGGGTCATCGCCGCATTGCTCGACGACGCGCCGGCAGCAGCGGATCCCGAAGTCGAGCGGGTGGATTGTGCGGGTATGATCCTCTGCCCGGGCTTTATCGATCCCCACGTGCACTTGCGCGAGCCCGGCGATGCACACAAAGAGACGCTGGCGTCCGGCTTGTCGGCCGCGGCCGCCGGCGGATTCACTGCGGTCGCGGCCATGCCGAACACGCGGCCCGCGATCGATGACGCTGCTGCAGTGCGGCGCGTCGCGCGCGACGCGGCGGCCGCCGGCCGAGTGCGGACATACGTCATCGGCGCGGTCACGCGCGGCCGCAACGGAACGTCGATCGCAGAACTGCGTTCGATGGCGGATGCGGGCGCCGTCGCTTTCTCGGACGACGGTTCGAGCACGGCGTCGCTGAAAGCGCTGTACAATGCCGCCCTCTCGATCGCCGATCTGTCGCAGCCTTTTCTCTCCCACTGCGAAGACAGCTCGTTCAGCGACAGCCTCATGCACGAGGGCGCCATTTCGGATCTGCTCGGCGTGGCCGGATCGCCGTCGATCGCGGAGACGGCAATCGCCGCGCGCGACGCTCTCGTCGCGCGAGCCACGGGGAAAGCCTGGCACTTGTGCCACGTGAGCGCGGCGCAGACCATCGACGTCGTCCGCTGGGCGCGCGACCAAGGCGCGCGTCTCACTGCGGAAGTGACGCCGCATCATCTGCTCTGCACCGACGATTCGCTGCTCGGCTACGACGCACGTATGCGCGTCAACCCGCCGCTGCGCACGGCAGCCGACACGGCAGCGCTGCGCCGCGCCGTCGCCGACGGCATCATCACGATCTTCGCGTCGGACCATGCACCGCACGCGGCCGCAGAGAAGGAGCCGCCGCTCAGCCATGCCTGCGCCGGCTTCAGCGGGCTCGAAACGGCCGTCGGCGCAACGTTTCACGCATTGCCCGACGTCGCGCTCGCGACCATGGTAGCGAATTTTTCGACCAACGTCGCGGCGTTGCTCGGCGTGCCCGGGGGCACGCTCAAGGTGGGCGCTCCGGCTGACATCACCGGTCTCTATCTTGACAGGCCGTGGACGGTCGAACCGGAGCGCTTCAAGTCGCTCGGTCGGATCACGCCGTTCGCGGGGAAGAGATTCACCGTTCGGCCCGCGCTCGCAGTGGTCGGCGGGGAGATCGTAGCGTGAGCCGGCCGGCGATGCTGATTTTGGAAGACGGCGCGCGCTTCGACGGCACCGGTATCGGTCCCGACGGCTTGGCTGAGGGCGAAGCGGTGTTTTTCACCGGCATGACCGGCTACGAAGAAGCACTCACCGATCCGTCGTACAACGGCCAGCTGCTCGTGTTCTGCTATCCGCTCATCGGCAACTACGGCATCGATCCGTCCGTGCGCCAGCATCATCGCATCGTGGCGTCAGGTGCGATCTGCAAGCGCATCACGCGACATCCCAGTCACTGGCGCAGTTCCAGCTCGCTGCCGGACTGGCTTGAAGAATCAAATGTGCGCGCGATCGAAGGCATCGATACGCGCGCGCTCGTGACGCGGCTTCGAGAAGAAGGCACGATGCGCGCGATACTCGCCGTCGGGGAACACGCGATCGCGGCGGCGCCGGCGGCGCTCGACCGCTACCGCGCCAAAGCGCTTGGCACGCCCGAACTCGTGCGCGCGGTGTCGCCCCCGCAGACCGCGGGGCGCGGTGCGGGTCCGTTGCGGGTCGCGCTCTTGAACTGCGGATCCAAAGAGAACATCGCGGCCCTCACGGCAGCCGAAGGCGTCGAGGTGTTCGACATGCCGTTCACCGCGTCACTCGCGGACGTGCTCGCGCTTCGGCCCGACGGATTGCTCGTCAGCAACGGGCCGGGCGATCCAACCGAATTGACCGGCGTCGTCACAACGCTGCGCGCGGCGATCGAGCGTCGTGATCTGCCGACGTTCGGCATCTGCCTCGGTCATCAGCTCATCGCCCTTGCGCTCGGTGCGCGCACCTACAAGATGAAGTACGGTCACCGCGGCGCCAATCAGCCGGTGCAAGACGTGCGCAGCGGTGAGGTCATGATCACTGCGCAGAACCACGGCTATGCGGTTGACGCAAGCACGCTGCCGCCCGACGTCGAAGAGACGATGGTCAATCTCAACGACGGATCGAACGAAGGCCTCCGGCACCGCACGCTTCCCGTGGAATCGGTGCAGTTCCATCCCGAAGCATCGCCTGGACCGCTCGACGCGCGAGCCTTTTTCCGGCGATTCGTCGACGTCATGCGCCGTGGCTGACACGATGGAGCGCCCCGCAGACTTCCCCGCCTGCGTACTCGTCATCGGATCCGGTCCGATCGTGATCGGACAGGCCGCGGAGTTCGACTATGCAGGCGTACAAGCGTGCCGAGCCCTGCGCGAGGAAGGCTGTCGCGTCGTGCTCGTCAATTCGAATCCGGCGACGATCATGACCGATCCGGAAACCGCTGACGCGGTCTACCTCGAGCCGTTGACGCCCGCGTACGTCGAAGCGATCATCGCGCGCGAGCGCCCGGACGCGATGCTCGCGACGCTCGGCGGTCAGACCGGGTTGAATCTTGCGATCGCGCTTGCCGAGCGTGGCGTGCTGGAACGCCACGGCGTGCGGCTGCTGGGCACACCGCTCCGAACCATCCGTCTGGCCGAAGACCGGCACCTCTTCAAACAAGCGATGCAGTCGATCGGGGAGCCGGTTCCCGCATCGGTCGTCGTGACGCGCGTGGAACAGGGCGTCCGGTTTGCCGACGAAGTCGGATATCCGCTGATCATTCGGCCGGCGTTCACGCTCGGCGGCACCGGCGGAGGCATCGCGTACGATCGCGAGCAGCTCGTCGCGCTGCTCGCGTCGGGCATGAACGCGAGCATCATCCACCAAGTGCTGCTTGAGACGTCGCTGCTGGGCTGGAAAGAAGTCGAATACGAAGTGCTGCGCGACGGCGCCGATAACTGCGTCATCGTCTGCAACATGGAAAATCTGGACCCGGTCGGCGTCCATACGGGTGACTCGATCGTGATCGCGCCGTCGCAGACGCTCAGCGATCGCGATTATCATCGCCTGCGCACGGCCGCGATCAACATCATCCGTCATCTCGAAGTCGAAGGCGGCTGCAATATCCAGTTCGCGCTGGATCCGGCGTCGGACGCGTACCAGATCATCGAAGTCAACCCGCGCGTATCCCGGTCCTCGGCGCTTGCAAGCAAAGCGACCGGCTACCCGATCGCAAAGATCGCTGCGAAGATCGCGCTCGGCAAGCGTCTCTCGGATATCGCCAATCCGGTGACGGGCGTGACGAAGGCCGCATTCGAACCGACGCTTGACTACTGCGTGGTCAAGATACCGCGTTGGCCGTTCGACAAATTCCCCCTCGGCGATGCGCGGCTCTCCAGCCAGATGAAATCCACCGGCGAGGTGATGGCCATCGGCCGCACGCTCTCCCAAGCGCTGCTCAAGGCGGTGCGCGGAGCGGACACAGGGCGCGATGCGCTTACCGGCTGGACGTTCTCGCGCTGGAGCGACGACGAGCTCGACGATGTCCTGAGGGCGCCGACCCACGAGCGGCTCTTCGTCGTCGCGGAAGCGCTGCGGCGCGGGCGCAGCGTCGAAAACGTCGCGCGGCTCAGCACCATCGATCCGTTCTGGCTGTGGGAGATCGCGGAAATCGTCGAGATGGAAGAGCGCCTCCGCGCGCACGCTTCGGACGACGCGATCGTGGCCGCGAAGACGAAAGGCTTCGCGGAGACGACGATCGCGAGATTGTCGGGAACGCCGCGCGAGACGGTGCGAGAACTGTGCGCCGACCGCGCCGCCGACGTGTTCAAGATGGTGGATACGGCCGGTGCCGAGTTTCCCGCGCGCTCGCCGTACTATTACGCGAGCGTCGGTGAAGAAGACGAGCTGCGGATGCCGAGCGGACGGACAGTGGTCGTCGTCGGCAGCGGTCCGATCCGCATCGGGCAGGGCATCGAATTCGACTATTCGTGCGTTCACGCAGCCCAGGCGCTGCACGATGCGGGCGTCGCATCCGTCATGGTCAACAACAATCCGGAAACCGTCAGCACCGATTTTGACGTCTCCGATATCCTCGTCTTCGAACCGCCGTGCGTCGACGAGGTGGAGCGTGCGGTCCGCGCAACAAATGCAGAAGGCGTGCTGCTCGGCTTCGGCGGCCAGACACCGATCAATCTTGCCCGCGAGCTTGCCGCCCGCGGTGTCCGTTCGCTCGGCTCCGATCAACGCGTGCTCGACAAGGCAGAGGATCGCAAGAAATTCGATACCGTTCTCCAACGGCTTGGCGTTTCACGGCCGGCAGGCAGGACGGCGCTCTCGTTCCGGAAAGCGCGCGAGATCGCTCGCGAACTGGGTTTCCCGGTCATCGTGCGGCCGTCGTACGTCCTGGGCGGACGCGCGATGGAGATCGTGTACAACGAGGCGCAGCTCGCGTCGTATGCAGCAAGCGCGCCGCCGATCTTGCCGCATGCGCCGCTGCTCGTGGACAAATATCTTGCGGGTACTGAAGTCGAGACCGACGCCGTCTACGACGGCACATCGATCATCATTCCCGGGATCTTCGAACACGTCGAGCGCGCCGGCATCCATTCGGGCGATTCGATGGCGGTGTATCCTACGCAGAGCATCGGAGCGGGGATGGAGTCGCGCATCGCCGCGGTCACCGAGGCGCTCTGTGCCGAGCTCGGCATACGCGGTCTGATCAACGTCCAGTACATCATCCGCGACGGCGAGCTCTTCGTCATCGAAGCCAATCCGCGCGCGAGCCGGACGGTGCCGATCATCGCGAAGCTCACCGGCGTGCCGCTCGTGGCGGCAGCTGCGCGTGTCGCACTGGGAGAGCGTCTTGCCGACATGGGTCTGCCTCTCGGGCTGCTCCCGCGTCCGGATTTCGTCGCCGTGAAAGTCCCGGTGTTCTCGTTCGCCAAGCTGCGCCAAGTCGAGACGATGCTCGGGCCGGAGATGAAATCGACCGGCGAGGTGCTCGGCATCGACGACTCGTTCGCCGGTGCGTTGCTGCGCGGGCTCATCGGAGCGGGGATCCCGCCTCCGCCGCCGGGCGGCCGGATCTTGCTCTCGGTCTCCGACGCCGAGAAACATGCGGCTGCGTCCATCGCCGAAGCGTTCATCGAACTCGGCTACGAGATGTTCGCCACGCCGGGGACTTGGCAGCTGCTCTTCAATCGCAGCATACCTGCGACGCGGGTGAACAAGATCCCGGAGGGCTCGCCGCACGTCGTCGACCTCATCATGGCGAACGGGGTGGATCTCGTCATCAACGACGCCGCAGCGTCGTCGACGGCGCAGAGCGATGGATATCGGATCCGTCGAGCGGCCGTCGAGGTCGGCATCGCCTGCCTCACCTCGCTCGACACGGTGCGCGCACTGCTGCTCGCGCTCGAAGCGCGCAGCGATTCAAGCCCGTCGGTCCGGCCGCTCAACGATTTCGTCCGGCCATTGGCGTACGTGCGCTGAAACGCCATAGCCGCGAGACGGGGCTGACGACCTACAGTGACCGCTAAAACGACTTCTGCGATAGGGCGACGCATGCGCGCATATGTGTACGCCTGCGTCACGACGGCGATCGTTCTGCTCTTTGCGCTAGCCGAGTGGCTTTCAGAGCGGTTCGTCTCAGAGCACTCGAGGGCTGCGAGCCTCGCGCTTGAGATCGCTATCGTCGTCGCGGCCACGCTCCTCTTCCGCCCCCTGCATCAGCGCGTAGAGGCCGCGGTCGAAGCCGCATTCTATCGAAAGAAGCGGCTCGCGCTCGACGCCGTCTCAAAATTTCGGCGTGAGCTGACTTCGTTCAGCGACACCCAGCAGCTGCTGCGACGAGTCGTCGAAGCCATCGACCATTATTTGGAGGCGGACGCGTGCGCGGTGTATGTTCGGCGAGATGTCTTCCGCGCGGAGGCGTCGTCGTTCGAGAGACCGGCCGACGATGTCGCATTCGATGACCCGCTCGCGGTCCGAATGCGCTCCACCGGTGCACCAGCTCGGCCTGCATTGCTGAAATCGGCGGCCCGAGGCAGCCTCGCCTTCCCGATGACCGCGGCCGGCGATGCGGTCGGCTTTCTGCTTGTGGATTTCAAGCAGCATGACGACGACCCTGAGGCGATCCAGATGCTGAGCGGGCTTGCGCAAGACCTCGGCGTTGCGCTCACCGCACTCGATCCTTCGCTTCGCGCTCGCAAGCCGACCGTCCCCAATAACATTCCGGCCGATCTTGCCCCGCTGATAGGCCGCGCGCGCGAAGCGGCCGAGATCAAGGCCGCGGTGGCGCATGCAGGATTGGTGACGCTGACCGGCGCCGGGGGTGTGGGAAAAACGCATATCGCACTCCACTGCGCGGCGACGTCGATCGCGGAGCACGAGTACGGCGCCTGGTTTGTCACCCTTGCGCCGATCACTGACGGCAGCCTGGTCGCAGCCACGATCCTCGCTGCGCTGAGCGGAGCGGGCGCTGAAGGCGGCGGCGATCTCGCACAGTTGATCGGATTCCTGCGATCGCGCGACGCGCTCATCGTAGTGGACAACTGCGAACACGTCCTGGCTGCCGCGGCGGCGGTGATTGCTCAAATATGCGCTCACTGCCCGCACATCTCGATCGTGGCGACGAGCAGGGAGCTCTTGCATCTTCCGGGCGAGCAGGTCTACCGTCTTCCACCGCTTCGCGTCGATGCGGCGGCAGAGCTTTTCGCACGCCGCGCAAGCGCGGTCGCGGATGGTTTCGACGCCGAGACGGACGCGGCTATCGTGCGCGGCATCTGCGAACGATTGGATTGTGTTCCGTTGGCGATCGAACTGGCTGCCGCGCGCGTGCGAGCATTGAGCGTCCATGAGATCGCAGCGCGCCTGAACGAGCGCTTCAAACTGGTCGCGGACGCGCGGAGAACGGAATCGCCGCGGCGTCAAACGCTCGAGGGCACGATCCAATGGAGCTACGATCTGCTCGCGCCGGACGAGAAGGCGCTCTTGCGGTGCCTCGGTGTGTTTCGCGGTACGTTTTCGCTCGAAGCGGCTTCCACCGTCTACGGGCGTGACGGAGCAGCGAACGAGTATCGCGTGCTCGATCTGTTGACGTCGCTGGCGGACAAGTCACTGTTGACGGTGAGGTTGGCGCTTTCGACGCGCTACGGTCTGTTGGAGATGATCCGGGAATTCGCGGAGAACAGAGCAGCCGACGCGTCCGAAACGGCCGCGGCGGCGGCGCGCCACGCGATGTATTTCGCCGCAGTCGCTGCCGACGCGTATCGCGCGTTCGACACGCGGCCGCCCCCCGGTTGGCTCGAGAGTCTCACGCCCGACATCGATAATTTCCGAGCCGCGCTCGCGTGGACGCTCGACGGCCCAGGCGACCGGCACCTCGGGTCGCAGCTGGCCGCCGATTGCGGAGCGATATTCCTGCGCCTCGGACTATTAGGTGAGGGTTTGCACTGGTGTGAGCGCGCGCTCGATGTCACGGACATATCCCAAGCAACCGCCGGCCGGGTCGAATACATCGCATCGATGATGCACAACAATTCCCTCGCGCATGGGCGCGCGCTCGAAGCCGCGCAGCGTGCGGTGTCGCGTTACCGCGAATCGAGCGATGAGCGCGGCCTCATCCGGGCACTGTCGCAGACGGCCTATCAATTTGCAAGAGCTGCGCGATTCGACGAGGCGGCCGAACCGGCGGCCGAAGCCGTTCGACGTGCGCGCGAAGGCGGCGACGCGCATCTCCTCGTGGCGGTTCTCCGACGCTGCGCGGCGTCGCTGCCGCCCGAACAGATAGCCCGAGCTCGGCCGCTTTTCGACGAGGCGCTGAGCAACGCTCGGGAGACCAAACGCCCAGACGAGATCTGCCACGTTCTCCAATGGTGGGCGTCAAGTGAAGGGGCGGCGGGCTGTTACGACCGGGCCATGGAGCTGCTGAACGAGGCTTTGCCGTACGCCGACACGGACGTCCAAAAGTACATCGAAAGCGATCTCGCCTGTTGCGCGCTCGCGGCAGATGCGATAGAAATCGCCGAGCCGCATGCGCGGCGGGCATTGACGTTGGCTCTCGAATCGCAACACGCGGTCCTCATCGCACTCAGCATCGCACATTGCGCGCCGGGGCTTGCTGACAGACGCGAGGGCGCCGTGCTGTGGGGTTACG contains the following coding sequences:
- the carB gene encoding carbamoyl-phosphate synthase large subunit; this translates as MERPADFPACVLVIGSGPIVIGQAAEFDYAGVQACRALREEGCRVVLVNSNPATIMTDPETADAVYLEPLTPAYVEAIIARERPDAMLATLGGQTGLNLAIALAERGVLERHGVRLLGTPLRTIRLAEDRHLFKQAMQSIGEPVPASVVVTRVEQGVRFADEVGYPLIIRPAFTLGGTGGGIAYDREQLVALLASGMNASIIHQVLLETSLLGWKEVEYEVLRDGADNCVIVCNMENLDPVGVHTGDSIVIAPSQTLSDRDYHRLRTAAINIIRHLEVEGGCNIQFALDPASDAYQIIEVNPRVSRSSALASKATGYPIAKIAAKIALGKRLSDIANPVTGVTKAAFEPTLDYCVVKIPRWPFDKFPLGDARLSSQMKSTGEVMAIGRTLSQALLKAVRGADTGRDALTGWTFSRWSDDELDDVLRAPTHERLFVVAEALRRGRSVENVARLSTIDPFWLWEIAEIVEMEERLRAHASDDAIVAAKTKGFAETTIARLSGTPRETVRELCADRAADVFKMVDTAGAEFPARSPYYYASVGEEDELRMPSGRTVVVVGSGPIRIGQGIEFDYSCVHAAQALHDAGVASVMVNNNPETVSTDFDVSDILVFEPPCVDEVERAVRATNAEGVLLGFGGQTPINLARELAARGVRSLGSDQRVLDKAEDRKKFDTVLQRLGVSRPAGRTALSFRKAREIARELGFPVIVRPSYVLGGRAMEIVYNEAQLASYAASAPPILPHAPLLVDKYLAGTEVETDAVYDGTSIIIPGIFEHVERAGIHSGDSMAVYPTQSIGAGMESRIAAVTEALCAELGIRGLINVQYIIRDGELFVIEANPRASRTVPIIAKLTGVPLVAAAARVALGERLADMGLPLGLLPRPDFVAVKVPVFSFAKLRQVETMLGPEMKSTGEVLGIDDSFAGALLRGLIGAGIPPPPPGGRILLSVSDAEKHAAASIAEAFIELGYEMFATPGTWQLLFNRSIPATRVNKIPEGSPHVVDLIMANGVDLVINDAAASSTAQSDGYRIRRAAVEVGIACLTSLDTVRALLLALEARSDSSPSVRPLNDFVRPLAYVR
- a CDS encoding GAF domain-containing protein produces the protein MRAYVYACVTTAIVLLFALAEWLSERFVSEHSRAASLALEIAIVVAATLLFRPLHQRVEAAVEAAFYRKKRLALDAVSKFRRELTSFSDTQQLLRRVVEAIDHYLEADACAVYVRRDVFRAEASSFERPADDVAFDDPLAVRMRSTGAPARPALLKSAARGSLAFPMTAAGDAVGFLLVDFKQHDDDPEAIQMLSGLAQDLGVALTALDPSLRARKPTVPNNIPADLAPLIGRAREAAEIKAAVAHAGLVTLTGAGGVGKTHIALHCAATSIAEHEYGAWFVTLAPITDGSLVAATILAALSGAGAEGGGDLAQLIGFLRSRDALIVVDNCEHVLAAAAAVIAQICAHCPHISIVATSRELLHLPGEQVYRLPPLRVDAAAELFARRASAVADGFDAETDAAIVRGICERLDCVPLAIELAAARVRALSVHEIAARLNERFKLVADARRTESPRRQTLEGTIQWSYDLLAPDEKALLRCLGVFRGTFSLEAASTVYGRDGAANEYRVLDLLTSLADKSLLTVRLALSTRYGLLEMIREFAENRAADASETAAAAARHAMYFAAVAADAYRAFDTRPPPGWLESLTPDIDNFRAALAWTLDGPGDRHLGSQLAADCGAIFLRLGLLGEGLHWCERALDVTDISQATAGRVEYIASMMHNNSLAHGRALEAAQRAVSRYRESSDERGLIRALSQTAYQFARAARFDEAAEPAAEAVRRAREGGDAHLLVAVLRRCAASLPPEQIARARPLFDEALSNARETKRPDEICHVLQWWASSEGAAGCYDRAMELLNEALPYADTDVQKYIESDLACCALAADAIEIAEPHARRALTLALESQHAVLIALSIAHCAPGLADRREGAVLWGYANARLGELQFERDRVETIALRNASRTIEATLGASVMALLIEEGSKLSQTDALALLPALSAVRVVERSHQIPGDVGVMTLLG